In Chloroflexota bacterium, a single window of DNA contains:
- a CDS encoding response regulator: MPKDRILIVEDDRDISSLLAFYFESQGYDVLVTTHGNEALEISRRKLPNLVILDIKLPDIDGYEVCRRLRTNLRTSHIPIIFLTQKDERADRIAGLQLGADDYITKPFDMEELHLRVKNALRRASYENLTNPVTGLPSGRLIEEQLKALIQRDNWTVLYIGVCGLRAFNDLYGFVAADDVLRFAAMVLGETIDALEGGQDFVGHIGGGDFIIITTPDREAALRERITTRFNSEVKSFYNFKDRERGYLLVKDETGREKKVSLMTLAVGTVHGGAGRFSDIREITEVASDARRAAAIAQSGEIG, encoded by the coding sequence ATGCCAAAGGACAGGATTCTGATCGTAGAGGACGACCGGGACATCTCCAGTCTGCTCGCCTTCTATTTTGAATCGCAGGGATACGATGTCCTTGTTACCACGCACGGGAACGAGGCCCTGGAGATTTCTCGGCGCAAACTGCCCAATCTGGTCATCTTGGATATCAAACTTCCGGACATTGACGGCTACGAGGTGTGCCGCCGCTTGCGCACCAACCTGCGCACCAGCCACATTCCCATCATCTTCCTCACGCAGAAGGATGAGCGGGCCGACCGCATCGCCGGCCTCCAGTTGGGCGCCGACGACTACATCACCAAGCCCTTTGACATGGAAGAACTGCATCTGCGGGTCAAGAACGCCCTGCGCAGGGCCAGTTACGAGAACCTCACGAACCCGGTTACGGGCCTCCCCAGCGGGCGGCTGATAGAGGAGCAACTGAAGGCCCTCATCCAGCGCGACAACTGGACGGTGCTGTATATCGGCGTGTGCGGGCTGCGCGCGTTCAACGACCTGTACGGGTTCGTTGCGGCCGACGATGTGCTGCGCTTTGCGGCCATGGTGCTGGGCGAGACGATTGACGCGCTGGAAGGCGGCCAGGATTTCGTCGGCCACATCGGCGGGGGCGACTTCATCATCATCACCACGCCCGACCGCGAGGCCGCGCTGCGCGAACGGATCACCACGCGCTTCAACAGCGAGGTCAAGAGTTTCTACAACTTCAAAGACCGCGAACGCGGCTACCTTCTGGTGAAAGATGAGACAGGGCGAGAGAAGAAGGTCTCGCTCATGACGCTGGCCGTGGGGACGGTGCACGGCGGGGCTGGACGTTTCAGCGACATCCGCGAGATCA